A window of Glycine soja cultivar W05 chromosome 2, ASM419377v2, whole genome shotgun sequence genomic DNA:
cacaacatgaggagtaaaacccctcaaacaatttcacataatcatatcaaaatcaaagaaatcaaaatcataggccAAAAACACGGAAACACCATGAgcattcaattttattaatcaattcacaTAAGGGCATCAATTGGTCCGTCAAACAcaaaatattgtaattataatcataaaggaagaattataattcaataaatatcccaaaataaatctcaTTTTAATCTTCTAAAGatccttacacatgttcattctaaccccaactgcgataaactcatcccttacctctaagcgggctcacatgTGTAGTTCGACAATGATAGCGGCATGTCTAtaggttccctaagattcctcaagcttttcctctggttactctgctagggtttccaagtgttagagagaaggagaagagattgaagtctCCATTTCACTGTCTCTGTGAGAGGGACATCTCTCACTGTCgacattatttcacaaatcccaatggtggAAATGTGCGAAAGCGAGTTTTGAACTTTGTATTCAAATTTCAtgatgatccaatggttaatgTGTCcaagatcatagttttaccgagatAAGTTTGAGTGTATATGGGAAAAAGAGAGCACTGTATGAGGGACATTGCTCTCACCACAAACGATATTTcgaaatcccaacggtggagatgtgataaattgagttcCGAACCTagtgttcaaatttcacgatgatctaACGGTTAACGAGACTGGAATCGTAGTTTTACTAGTATAGATTTGAGTGTATacgagaaaaagagaaaattttgggagagagggaagaaaaaacaaatttgagAGAAAGAGACAATGTAGAGACGTATCataaaatgtaaaaactgacctaatatgactattgttgttaaggtactcttagtctattatttattttatttttctttattttattattttataaaaatgaagtttattttactccctatcaaatgaataaataaaacatctttttttcccttcaaaccattattttaattaataaaattatttttcctgatttatttaattataaaaacctcattatttttttataaatctatttattttaaaataaaacacattttaatttattttacaaaaaatgggatgttataACCGACACAAGCAATCAACATTAATGGTCGAAAATTAATGAGACTTAACTAAGATTATTTTATCCCTAGAGATAATCCGAATTAGGTATTGATTCATGTTCGAGTTTTAAGAAGGCTCACCAAAGCGCAAGTCAATTcctaatcttataaaaaattctaaaatactataaacaaatttataatatttttaaatctaaaaatatcctAACGAtttgaaacaaataataaattcttaaaagttaaactaaattaatttttcttaaactaaAGATACCGAATATATTCTCAACAATAATGTGGTGTTTTATGTTAACAAAAAACAAACCATCAATTTCATCGAGTAATACTAGTGAGAGATATAAAGTTAACTTACAGTTGGAAAGAAGGTCTTTAAGggtgaatgaagaaggaagagaggGAGAGGTTACAAGTTCAACCTAGGTTTGAATCCCTCCATTGACATTTGTAACAAAGCTAATAAACAAACATTTGTCGATAAAAAAACAGAATATTACAGGTGATATCATAATAACACTatcaaactattttaaaaaaaaacttattaatcCTCATAAAACTCGATGAGGATAGGGAGGagtctaaaaaatataaactcgTCTAATTTAAATTCAAACGCGAACTTACCtcattttttttagggaaaagaAGGGAAAAACTGTTAGAACAAAGGACAAAAACTCATCCTCAACCCACACTATTACCGTCCATAACCTTAAGGATTGACACTTAAGGGGTTGTGAACCGTGTAGAAAGATCGACCTTTGTCTATACAAATACCTATCTAAGAGTTCAACAACATCAGAGGCTGATTTATATGCCCATACATGCATCTTGCCATTCCAAGGGTTGCACTAAAAGGTCGACCAACTAAGCATAAGACCAGTCATCACAACTAACTTATGAGTAATACTGCCAACAATTATAAAGTATATTGATTAGGAGACACCCCTCGACATTACCGAATCACAAATACCACCTCTAACATGTCGGGGGTGCAGAAGCATATACTGCTTGACATGCATGTCGAGCCCTACAACAATCAGGCCTAACGACACTCCAAGACACTCAAACCTGTGTAGTAAGCAAGCATCTTCATATCATAAGTGACACATATTGTGATGCTAGAAGAGACTTgaagtttaattaaataagCTTAACACCATATAGTCAAGCCACATTTCACTAATAAAAGGGATTCCTTTCGGGAAACACCCATGGCTCTCAACTAGCTTAGAATTCCTAAGAATCCTCCTCTAGTGAGAACAACAAATTAGATGAAAAATGCGAATTGGTTAAATGTAACTATtaatattgattaaatatttgttaaacgTTGGCCTGGTAATCTATTTTCCACACATCACGAAAGCTAAACCAACCAACTAACCCAAAGTCCAAACCTAcactttttgaaaaattgttcCCTCAAGGGCTACAAGCTCATCAAGCATCACCCTAGCTTCGGAACCAGGAGACAAGGGTGTTCAGAACATGCACGACAGTCATTATGTTTTCAAAATCCCTAAATGACGCTTCTACCCCTCATCCCATCCTAGCCGTTACTTTCAGTTAAGACCGCACGCCAGTAACCTCCAAAGCCCTTTTTCATAATTTCACCACTTTCTCCTCTCCTTCCCAGCGAATCCTATGCAGTTAGTAATCATCCCCCTCCCCTGCCAATGGAAACACATCCACACTATATTTCTAAAGCGTTTTCTCTCACTAACGTTAGGGTTAGGttaggtttggtttggtttacgtcaatggcttcttcttcttccgatCCTGGCAAGTCCGAAGCTGACGGCAGTTCGGAGACTCTGTCGGAAGCAACCGCGGCGGCGAAGGATGGACAGTTacggatgaagaaggcaaagaaaGAGAGAGTGTGCACTGCGAAGGAGCGAATCAGCAAGATGCCTCCTTGCGCTGTGGGCAAACGCAGCTCCATTTACCGCGGCGTCACCAGGTCAATTATTCGCTTCCCTTGCTGAGAAAGCGATCcactatatgtgtgtgtgtgtaggattatgtaattttaatgttCCGTTTGGGTGATTTGCGTTTGCGTTCGCCTCTTAAAGATGATTCTTTGCAGTGGAGTGAGTGGCAAGTGAATGTTCTGCTTTGCATTCTTGTTTGCTCATTTTGGATTGAAAAAAGATGCATTTCGGGACCATTTGCCTGATATAATAACATAtagtttagttatttatttggtCCTCATATACTTGTACAATTTTTACCATTTAGTTCTTTAGTTTGAAACCACTTGTTTAAGTTCCTGTACATACTCTTTTTAACTCGTTTTAGTTTCTACATGTACAATTTTTAAACCATTTTAGTCTGTATAATTTCAAATGGCAGGAACTAAAAATGGATTAAAAAGTGCATGTATAGGGAGTAAACTGAGTAGTTTTTAATTAGGGATTAAAATGTAAAGATTATGCTATACCAACATGTTGTTGGTGCGAGTGGATTTGAACTCAGATCTTTTAAGCAAGGTATTTGAGTCTTGTGCAAGGTAAAACCATAGTTAGGAGGAGAAATCACAGGTGGCCAGCTCGATTCCCTAGCATTTGTCATGGTAACTCACAAAGCagaaaaaaattacagtaaGAAAGAATTAAATGTttctttttatagaaaaaaattaaataccgTTGTGTTTGTGTGACAAACTAGTGAAATAGTGCGTGCGACTTAGGCAGCTAGGAACCAAATGAAGAATTTATTCGTACTATGAATATGAAAAGCTACATCGAAGATGTTAAGGGTATGTTTAGAAGTCAAGTTTTGGAAGGAAAGTGAGTGGAGAGTAAATAagagaaatgaaataatattagcataaatttaatgttctaatattttgtttctttttttttataagcattacacaaatttaaaaataaaaaatttgtcttCCCTTCCCTTTTCTTCCAGAATCTCACTTCCAAACAGGCTACAATAGATATATCCCACACCAGAATCTATTTTGAAATATTCTTTTATCATGATGCTATCATTGCTTTGCAGATCTGCATATTGGCGCATTATTTCTGTCATTAgactttgttttaattttttttttgtcttcccTTCCCTTTTCTTCCAGAATCTCACTTCCAAACATGCCACAATAGATATATCCCACACCAGAAtcgattttgaaataatttttttatcaatatgcTATCATTGCTTTGCAGATCTGCCTATTGGCACATTATTTCTGTCATTAGGCTTTGTTTTCAAGGTTGAAATGCTTTTATGTTTGTCACTGGTGTTGGGATTTAATGGTTTGTGTCTCTGATCATGGACTCATTGTCCTAGCTTCATGAACTACTTTTAGGCATAGATGGACTGGTCGTTATGAAGCACATCTTTGGGACAAAAGTACCTGGAACCAGAATCAGAATAAGAAAGGAAAGCAAGGTCAGTACTAAGGTGTAACTTTCTTTCTCAACCTGTTTCTtaatattaagaaaaagaaaatatctcTTACAGTAACTAACTtacataatctatttttttgtgGTGCATGAATTGATTGGACAACAATTTATTTATGATGCCAGTTTACTTGGGTAAGTTGGATATGTGATGCTCACTTTACTTGAACCCTGCCCCCTCCCCCTCCttattcttttcctttcttctggTTTTGTAATGAACTTGCTGCTTGTTGCTGATGGTTTTCAAACAGGGGCATATGATGATGAAGAGGCAGCAGCTAGAGCATATGACCTTGCTGCTCTGAGATATTGGGGTCCGAGTGCTCTCATAAACTTTCCAGTAAGAAAATTGCTTCAATGAGAATATTGATTTGAAGGATACTTCAGTTCAGAAATGCTATATAGTTTGGTACTTTGTCTTTTCATAGTGCTGGGTGCAAATGATGTCTGCTTATATCCTGCTTTACTTTTTGATATCAAAAGATGCTTTGGAGATTGCATAAATTTGATGTTAAAAACCATTAGTTGGGATTGGTGCTTCTAGAGTTTGGTACAGATACCTTGTTGACTATTGACGGTAGCATTTGCAAGACCTTATATATCACTAGCATAAGattgatattttgttggaaACAAGGGTTTGGTGCTATAAATCTAGTGCATCTGGTAGTAAAAGCACACACCACCTATTCTTTTCTGGTAATTTAATAATTCTGTGCTAAGTTTGAACTGTATGCTACAGGTGACTGATTATGCAAGAGATCTTGAAGAAATGCAGAATGTATCCAGAGAGGAATACCTTGCATCTTTACGGAGGTGTGTATATACTGCACCGGAATATTTTCTAGCATGAAACCATCCTACTGATTACTTGTGATACTTTGTGCAGGAAGAGCAGTGGTTTTTCAAGAGGACTTTCCAAATACCGGGGACTCTCCAGGTGTGATTCTGTGAAAAGAATACCAAATGATTGCAATTAAAGTGCACATACAGGCTCACGTACACAATTTTTCATTCATCATCTTTGTGCTTTTGTAATGCTCATCATTGCTCCATTTAAAGGAGCCTTCAAGGTGTTGATagctatttttctttaataactTTTTAGGTGGAAGAAATCAGTTTGAGGTTATACATACACCATTGTCAGGGTTTTTAGGCATCTATTGTTATACATACATTCATCATGAAACCTcatattagttttaaaaaaacttttataatttagtttggAGCCTAACAACTCCAAAAGCTAACTCATGGAGTGAGGGATGTCTCTCGCTTATACTATTTTGGCAATATCACTAATCACGCATTGATCTCCAATATGCAAAACTAGACATATCAGGTGTGAAGTCTGTAGGATTGGACATCTGCACATGGTTTGATAACAACCTGATAACGACTGGCTTGATAGGCTCAATCCCAACTATTAGAATAAGATTTGATACcattttagaatttattttgttttgagcTTACTCTGCTCTAAAAGCTAGCTCGTGTCGTGAGGGTTGTGCTTCACTTATATATACAATTTGACCATATCGTTAAGTCAATGTGGCATCTCCAATAGAAACTTTTggcaattgaaattttatttatattaacattATACGCACATCTCAGGCCTCTCTGGGTTTGTCAGCACAACTAGTTCTTCATTGATCAATAGATTGTCCTTTTCCGCTCTGCTATATCTCTGTGACCTAGCATGGCTTTCGTTCAATGCATATATGTGAATGTTATGGTCTAATTTTGCATTTCTTTTTTACATGTGGTGGTACTAAAATTAGTCGATGGAATCCAACATATGGTCGTATGGCTGGATCTGACTACTTCAACAGTAGATATTATGGTAAGTTCTagtcaaattcaaatttgaacttTGCTCTATTGAACCAAATTATAGAAATCAAATTCATTTGGGCAACACATTTGGCTATTGAAAGGGagttaaaatattcaattaaattcaCCTGTTTTATATTCAAGATTATGATCATCCTGTCCTGCTTCTGAATGTTAAAAATGCAGGTGAAGATTCAGCTGCAGAAACCAAATATCTAAGTAGTTTCTGCATAGAAAGAAAGATTGATTTAACAAGTTACATCAAATGGTGGGGGTCAAATAAAAGTCAGCAACCTGATTCTAGAGTAAGATTTTCAGATGTTAGAAAGCATGGTTTTGCTGGAGATTTTTGCATTGAACACAAAACATTGGAACAAAACGTCCATCCTTCAGAACCATACCAGTTGCTAGCATTAGGCATGCCCTGTGAAAGGATCAAACATGAACATTCTTCTGTCTCGGCTTTAAGTATTGTGTTACAATCAGCTGCTTACAAGAACTTGCAACAGAGAGCATCAACGAGACAGGAAAATAGCAATTATAATGAcgagaatgaaaataaagataCCATCATCAATAAGTTGGACCATGGGAAGGCAGCAGAGAAATCATTGAATAATGACAGTGGCAATGAAAGACTTGACATTGCAATGGGAATGAGTGGATCGCTGCCTCTTCAAAGAAATGTTTACCCACCGACATCGTTATTGATTGCTCCACTTTTGACTGCCTACAACACTGTTGATCCATCGGTAGATCCTGTTCTCTGGACGCCACAGGTTCCTATACTTTCTGCTGGCCTTTCTGGTGTAGCTGAGGTATAGTTGCTGAACATTGCTTGCAAATAGCACAGAACCTTTCAGTTAGTCATTGTAGTTTTGAAATAATGattcatattataaattaagtaaTAGCTGATATTcaagataaaaatttattgaatcagaaataaaattcaaatatgaacAGAAAAATCACTCACAAAAATGGTAATATAGTAAATAATCTGCATAAATATGTATGTCTACGTTAAAATATTCTTTGATTGAATCAATACCATAACATAATAACTTTCCCTAAGTTAGGTGATTGCATGTTTATATATACTTGTTTTATGCCATGAAACTAACAAGGTAGTGTAGATAAAATTGAATGTTTTCTCTCATGTTCAAATATAACGAGAGAATAGTTGCCGATGGCCAATCTTTATGAGAAATGGTACCTTTTTTCATTGTGTAGCCGGATATTCACAATTTTAGACACATCACAACTATTTGGCCCATCTTTCTAACCCGTATTTTCTAATTATCATCTGATGATTTATAGAGGAAAAGCTTCCCGTTTGGCATTAAAACTATCAGACCATAATAAGGTGGAAAGCACAGTAATTGTTCAAAATATCAGTTAAAATTTTTTCCCTTCAACCCCTGATGGCCGTATATGGAAAGACAGGAATTACTTATCACATTCTTAAAAATTCACCTCACTAAGTGGTCGATTGATGTGCAGGTTGCGAAGACTGAGACCAGTTCAACGTACACCATTTTTCAGCCAGACGAGTGATTGGGATTTGAATGTCTGATTTGGAAAACAACAAATTTGAGCAGAGCTTGTATCCAACAATGGCATTCGCGTTTCTGCTCGGCTAATGTGGAACCCGTAGCTTGAATTTCCTTGCTAGTTTCGTATTACATGGGTTTTAGAAATcagaggaaaataaaatattaccgAATTCGCATAAACTCTATCATGTATATGTAGCTggacaaattttcattttgtgtaagAAGAATAATGTTATTTACAGAATATGAGGAATTACCGAATTATGCAATATTGCTACTTATATGTTAGCTCAAATACAAACTTTGTTGGTACCTTAACCTTAAAAGATGAATGTTTGTCAATATACCTTATAACAGAATATGAGGACACCTTGTTGGTAGCACAAATAATTTATCAGTTGGGGTGCATCctaactttgaaaaaaaatacaagtataTATTAGGTGTTATTAtctttttcctctatttttataattgaactCGTTGTCCacaatttttagttgttttaattttttgttttttattagcttaatttgtttccttttcAGTTCACTAAGTACTTTTACGATTTATTCAACtacatgttttattttcataatgatgataatcatgattttaaattgCAATTGCGACTACaccataaagtttttttttttttttacttaccgCAACTGCTTCATAACCACAATTGTGGCCATATCAATcaaatttttctataattgtaATAAAATCGCAACTACGATTGCATCCGTAAccacaatttaattaaaaccttaataataataataataataataataataataataataataataataataataatgatgatgataataataataataaattatttgatagatGAAGATGCAAAGTTAATGTTATCAAACTCTCAAATTAATTACTAGTAAACATGTaaagaaattagtttatttGTTGCCAAAGTCTTATCTGGAAAAACTCAAATGTTTAAACTCCCATAAACTCTCGATTCAAGAAGCAAATTAGTGAATTAGAAATAACTGTTATTTTTGCCCCTGTTGACCCTTCAGTATTTGTATTTTACTATAACTCAAATGATTTAAAGAAATCAACTtctttttgaaatgttttcACTTTATGAActtatgttttaaaaagtatgatttgattatttatgtagttttttttttaaaattgtggtttggtagtttatttttattatagagttaaaatgttgaattattaatatgttataatAGTGTTATCTTATGCATATATctctttaataaattttctaaagttatttttaataattagtaaATTCTTGCAATGGGTTGAATTTTCAGAAGTTTCATAAGTTCAAGTAGTCTTTCAAATTTAATAACCTTAATTAGTTATAAAGGTATAATGGAGATGGATGTGATGCGGTGATAGTAAATAATGATGCATATGCAAATTTTATACAATtgtgtaaaactttttttttttttacaagtttaagaaaatttaaggacattttatttaaaactaaaaattcatTATAACTATCGTAAAAACTAGTAAAGTTTAGGGAGTGCATATGTAAAATTTctcacacaaaaatatacataactgAGATATGTACCATTTctcaaatgtatatatatatatatatatatatatatatatatatataactgcaATGCTTGTGCTTTACTTATTAGAACTCTCTTCTTCacataaatatcattttacatCATAACCGAGATAGCAAAATCTTTGATTAACATattctttatttccttttagtGCAATTATTGTTATTTCAATAGTGTCATTAATGTCTTTGTAAAACCATGAACCCTCCTTCTCTTTTCTCACACTAAGGAGTCGTTTGGTAGGGGGAGAAGTTCTGAATTTCCTGAAAATCAAGGTTGAGAatcttagttttaattttaaaaataaaattcctgaGAAATAATGCttcttgataatattttttaaaaagtttcctACAAAAACTTTTCCATGGAAGAAGTGAGAATCATACTTTCacgaatttaatttttcttttacttcaggaaaaatatcatattactcTTATTAATgtggtaaataattaaaataaaaggtaaaaatatCACGTAACTCTTCAATTCTTAAAAAACTTAACTAAATGTTTATGATAATCAACTAAATAGATTTTACTGGTCCAGTAAATATGATTTTCGGGcattaaaaaatttctctccAACCTAATGCTCTGGAGGGTTTTGTTCTCATTTTGGGAGAATTAAAAGGCTAATTGGGCTGCTTTTGGGCCTTGCGGGTTTAACTGAACCAATTTGTGCCTCGTAACTTAAATATAGCTCTTCAAGTAATGAAATAATGGTATGAAAGGTGCTAATGGGAAAAGTGAGCCatggttaatttatttattttttgttaacttgttttctgttttatcatattttcttgttttaacCTTTCAGTTCATCAGGAGACAAAAAAATCCTGACTAATTTGGGGTTTGACTGGAAGTAAATAAAGTCGGACCATTGGAATTCTTTTAAAGATTATGaattactaagaaaacattagataaaatagtgtaattttttttatttttgttttctttggggGGAAATATTAGAGTAAATGTTTTTAAGGATTGAAGTGATAAAAACTTAATCATAAGATTTAAAATGAAACGTCTATGGTGGGCAATAAGAACAGATAGAATGTCAATAAACCTCTTaaacattgataattaaatacGTGTTTCTAAAAtctaataaacaaattaattaacacaccaaaataataacaaattcgATATCCTCACAACTAATAATGGAAACTAGAACGTATTTGATCAAGCTCAAATGGAGAAAGTCAACGGATGGTTGATGGAGTCAACAAGGGAGGAGAGAGTAACAAAGCCAAAGCAGTGGCAACAGGAAACAACGTGAAAAAGCCGCATAGGTCTGGACGTGCTGTCTCCAGCAAAACATATATAGCCCCCAAGCACAGTCCTCTTATTCTcatggggaaggaaaaggagaaagCCAATCAAAGCAATGTAACCCGTGTTCGTAACACTAATGGGGGGAAGAATCCGCAATTGACAAAAGG
This region includes:
- the LOC114392986 gene encoding AP2-like ethylene-responsive transcription factor At2g41710, with the protein product METHPHYISKAFSLTNVRVRLGLVWFTSMASSSSDPGKSEADGSSETLSEATAAAKDGQLRMKKAKKERVCTAKERISKMPPCAVGKRSSIYRGVTRHRWTGRYEAHLWDKSTWNQNQNKKGKQVYLGAYDDEEAAARAYDLAALRYWGPSALINFPVTDYARDLEEMQNVSREEYLASLRRKSSGFSRGLSKYRGLSSRWNPTYGRMAGSDYFNSRYYGEDSAAETKYLSSFCIERKIDLTSYIKWWGSNKSQQPDSRVRFSDVRKHGFAGDFCIEHKTLEQNVHPSEPYQLLALGMPCERIKHEHSSVSALSIVLQSAAYKNLQQRASTRQENSNYNDENENKDTIINKLDHGKAAEKSLNNDSGNERLDIAMGMSGSLPLQRNVYPPTSLLIAPLLTAYNTVDPSVDPVLWTPQVPILSAGLSGVAEVAKTETSSTYTIFQPDE